Proteins encoded together in one Argiope bruennichi chromosome 1, qqArgBrue1.1, whole genome shotgun sequence window:
- the LOC129968489 gene encoding post-GPI attachment to proteins factor 3-like, with translation MSEKFKFLYSTEKKIFILCLLFKFIQSGVCSYGDRSNAFQNCMHWCGIKNCSNSTQLADFETNRPWYMTVLQWECWDECDYYCMWHTVKVFQYNGQGIPQFHGKWPFYRFCGIQEPASMIFSLLNGLVHFYMWKKFRSTVPKCPFSSVWNIQALLSVNAWFWSAVFHTRDVPLTEKLDYFCAFSMVLYSFYSLLVRLYSSQKSGLPLFLAVPFLSFFIYHIYYLTFIQFDYGYNLKANIIIGLLNSFGWLMWCYKHRHKHYVWKCAASVIAVNLLLLLELCDFPPWKFIIDAHALWHFGTIPVPFLWYSFLIEDCLNEMKDLGLCINLVKKMG, from the exons atgtcagaaaaatttaaattcctgtaCTCTACAGAAAAAAAGATCTTCATTTTATGTCTATTGTTCAAGTTTATTCAAAGTGGTGTGTGCTCTTATGGTGACCGTTCTAATGCTTTCCAAAATTGTATGCACTGGTGTGgaattaaaaattgctccaatTCCACCCAACTGGCAGATTTCGAGACAAACCGACCATGGTATATGACAGTTCTGCAATGGGAATGTTGGGATGAATGTGATTATTATTGTATGTGGCATACTGTTAAAGTCTTTCAGTATAATGGTCAAGGAATACCTCAGTTTCATGGAAAA TGGCCATTTTATCGATTTTGTGGAATTCAGGAGCCAGCATCaatgatattttctttgttaaatggACTTGTTCATTTTTATATGTGGAAAAAATTTCGAAGTACTGTTCCTAAATGTCCATTTAGTTCAGTTTGGAATATACAAGCGTTG ctgTCTGTTAATGCTTGGTTTTGGTCAGCAGTTTTTCACACAAGAGATGTTCCCTTAACTGAA AAACTAGATTATTTCTGTGCATTTTCTATGGTCCTTTATTCCTTCTATTCACTGCTTGTGAG GTTATATTCAAGCCAAAAATCAGGATTACCTCTATTTCTAGCTGTGccatttttgtccttttttataTATCACATTTATTATTTGACATTCATTCAATTTGATTATGGTTATAATCTcaaagcaaatataataattg GTTTATTGAATTCTTTTGGCTGGCTAATGTGGTGCTACAAGCATCGTCATAAGCATTATGTTTGGAAATGTGCTGCATCCGTTATAGCTGTAAATTTACTTCTACTGTTGGAATTGTGTGATTTTCCTCCATGGAAATTTATAATTGATGCTCATGCTTTATGGCATTTTGGAACAATACCAGTGCCTTTTCTATGGTATAG ttTTCTTATAGAAGActgtttgaatgaaatgaaagacCTGGGATTATGTATTAATCTAGTGAAGAAGATGGGATAG